One window from the genome of bacterium encodes:
- a CDS encoding S24 family peptidase has translation MQKIRSFQARWGRMPSYSELQDLFQFASKNAAYKLAKRLISEGHLQADETGRLKSRWVLPFAGQVVAGFPSPAEEELVDVMSLDQYLIRRPEASFLLKVTGDSMIEGGILPGDLVIIERGKSPKSGDIVLAQIDREWTLKYYKKEGKTVSLVAGNPKYPVLHPKEELVVAGVVGAVVRRYR, from the coding sequence TTGCAGAAGATCCGCTCCTTTCAGGCGCGGTGGGGGCGGATGCCCTCCTACTCGGAGCTTCAGGACCTCTTCCAATTCGCCTCCAAGAACGCCGCCTATAAGTTGGCGAAAAGACTGATCTCCGAGGGTCATCTCCAGGCCGACGAGACGGGGCGGCTCAAGTCCCGGTGGGTCCTGCCCTTCGCGGGGCAGGTGGTGGCGGGGTTCCCGTCGCCGGCAGAGGAGGAGCTGGTCGACGTGATGAGCCTGGACCAGTATTTGATCCGGCGGCCCGAGGCGAGTTTTCTCCTCAAGGTCACCGGGGATTCGATGATCGAGGGGGGGATCCTGCCGGGCGATCTCGTCATCATCGAGAGGGGCAAGAGCCCCAAGTCCGGCGACATCGTGCTCGCGCAGATCGACCGGGAATGGACCCTCAAGTATTACAAGAAGGAGGGGAAGACGGTCTCCCTCGTCGCGGGCAATCCCAAGTATCCGGTCTTGCATCCCAAGGAGGAGCTGGTGGTGGCCGGCGTCGTCGGCGCCGTGGTGAGGAGGTACCGATGA